The DNA window TTGATTTTAACTCTTTCTCCTTTCCATCAGGCAATTTTATCTTTAAATAACTAGCATGTAGGAACTGTCTTTTCAAATCCTTAGGTCTTGGCTGATTTTTAAATCTATATAATTCATCTCCGGCAATGGGATGGAAAAGATAAGCGAGATGAGTTCTAATTTGGTGGTGTCTCCCAGTTTTAGGAACCACTTCAACTAAAGTATAGTTTTTGAATCTTTTTAAAACTGAATATTCGGTAATTGCTAATCTTTTACCTCTTTTCTTCGCCCGAGGTTCGTGAATTAAATAAGCTCTTTGTTTTTTTCGATTTTTCAGAGATCTACCAATTAAAGTTTTAATTTCGCCAAAATTTTGTTTAATGTTTCCAATGACCAAGGCTAAGTATTTTTTGGTTACTTTTCCTTCTTTAAACTGTTTTTGTAAAAAATTTAAG is part of the Patescibacteria group bacterium genome and encodes:
- a CDS encoding RluA family pseudouridine synthase, whose product is MELKILYEDGNILGIEKPAGIIVYPERPIVEKTLIDHLLKNCPDLKNVGKAPRYGIIHRLDRDTSGILLIAKNNKTLNFLQKQFKEGKVTKKYLALVIGNIKQNFGEIKTLIGRSLKNRKKQRAYLIHEPRAKKRGKRLAITEYSVLKRFKNYTLVEVVPKTGRHHQIRTHLAYLFHPIAGDELYRFKNQPRPKDLKRQFLHASYLKIKLPDGKEKELKSKLPEDLKKILKNLISYGS